The genome window CCGCCAACGATTACGTCTCCAACGGAGAATATCTCTCTCTGACTCATAAGATCTCTGGCTCAGCGGCAGAGTTTACTACCGCCCCTCACCCGGTGACAAGCGGTCGGAGCGAACACCATCGCTCAAGAGCGACCGAAGACAGAACCTGACAATCCCGGCATACCAATCATCCCCTCTCGACCGTTCGATCGGCCCTCACAGGAAATCAGAGATCAGGCGCGAGTCCGCTCGAAGACAGTGCCCGTGATCCCATGCGGCTCAAAACGTGAAGACTTGATCGGCCCCGGCGACATCTTCCCGAAGGAAATCGCCGAGCGCCTTCGGCTCATCAATTTCCGGGATCAAATCGCCCTCACTGATCCCGTACATATACATGGATGACGTGCAGGCAAAGAGCTTCACATCATCGCCATGCTCCTTAGAATCCCTGAGGAAGGATTGGAGGTCCGTGAACTCGGCTTCTTTCAACCGCTCGATAATCGCAGATTCTTGATCGCGAACCATCTCGGAGAAGTTGTACTCGTTGATTCGAGCGATGGTGAGTTTAATCACCGCCTCATCCCGAAAGAAGACACGAATCGAAGTCCCCGGCATGGCAGCCAGCGTGCGAATGAGCGTGCTCACCTGGAAGATGTTGTTGAAACTCCCACCCGATACCACAATGGCAATGCGAGTCACCGCGCTCTCCTCCTTTTCTGTTCCGATGATCAGCAACGGATGACTAATCCTACCCGACCATAAAATCTCTGTCACGTTTGCCCCGGTCTGGTGACCTCCATCTGATCAGGATCGGAAACCGGGTACAGCAATGAAGGCGCTTCTCCCAAGTCGCGCCCCCCTCCCTTCGGTGAACCGATGGTTCTTTCTTTCCTCCCGGCCCACGAAACAGACCAAAGGGAACGATGCCGCAGTAGTGTTCTGGAGATCGTCATCAAGATGAGAAGGGCGAGGGTTCAGCCGCCGCAGCGGGCGAGCAGATCACGGCGCTCCGAGCGAGGCGATGATCGGAATCCTTTTTTCTCCACGCTTATCCGCCGTTGATGAACCGTAGGACTCTGCGGGGAGCCGGGGATACCTCAGACTAACGTTTGCACATTTCCCGGTGGAGATATGTCGGACTTTCGATATCTCCCGCGATGGATGGCAGTCATTGCCTACAGGTTACTCATAAACTCATCAGGCGAGACCTTCCTTGTTTCAGGATTCCACGTAACGTCCCGATTGCCAGTTCGGGGTGCAGTGGTACAACGCATCCCACCTCACCCTCAGGGGTCTGCTTTTTCAGTACAACATGGCTGCCTCGCTGGCGCACCTGCACAAAACCAAGCCGTTCCAGTGCTCGGACGGCTTCTTGGCCCGACACCCGGCGCAGTTTAACCACGAACAGACACCTCGAAGGTCGTCACCAAAGGTCGCGTTACTTCAGGCGCGGGAAATTCCTCCAGGTATAGCTCTGTCGCCTCCTTGAGATTGCCAAGAGCTTCCTCAACGGTGTATCCCTGGCTCACTGTTCCCACTTCAGGGCATTCTGCAACGTACAAATCTTCCTCTTTGTGAAGGATCGCCGTGAAGACTCGCACCGCCATATCCCCACCTCCGACGAGGATTATACTTTCCAGTGCGTTCGAGTC of Blastocatellia bacterium contains these proteins:
- a CDS encoding DsrE family protein; amino-acid sequence: MTRIAIVVSGGSFNNIFQVSTLIRTLAAMPGTSIRVFFRDEAVIKLTIARINEYNFSEMVRDQESAIIERLKEAEFTDLQSFLRDSKEHGDDVKLFACTSSMYMYGISEGDLIPEIDEPKALGDFLREDVAGADQVFTF
- a CDS encoding type II toxin-antitoxin system HicB family antitoxin is translated as MAVRVFTAILHKEEDLYVAECPEVGTVSQGYTVEEALGNLKEATELYLEEFPAPEVTRPLVTTFEVSVRG